TCTACTGTAGTTTGGAATTGTTGGGTTTTTTAGCTCGTTACTTGGAGGAGTGCTCTGTTATTTATACAGAAATATGTGAACATTTTAGCTTTTTTCTGTAAGTAAGAGGAACCTAATCTCATGGACAGGAAGGAAGCAGGTTCAAACATGATGATCTGGGGTAAAAGTTTTTGCTCTCATTTCTTATACTTGTATGTCAGATTTAGAGACATGTATGTTTATATTAATGTTCTTGTTACTGAAATATACTGTTTATACCCAAAGGTTATGGGtattttggttgtgtttttgtgtgtctATTAATCCTGGAACTGTGTGTTTCTTACAGTCATGTCCTCTACTAGTGTTTGCTGCCTTGGGAAAACTTTTTTCTACTTGAAAGTGGTGGAGTCTGATTTTAATCTTCAGTACACATAGCCTAAAGGAGTTCTCTAAAACTCCTCACTGTGTCCTTGCTGGTCACTCTAGCTCTTAAAAAAGtactttgttgttttctcaTCTGGTTAGCTGGTTCATGTGGAACAAGCAGTTTGCACTACACTTATATCCCCAGTTTTATATTCATGGCCACCTATGTATTTAAGGATGGGAAGAGCAGGAAATAAttcctttgaaaacaaagtGTTTATTTAATTTAGTTCTAAACACTATCTTTCTCCTACTCATGtacttgcattttctttttaagctgattcagtttttttcttaagtgcTTTTTATTGGCTACTCAAATATTTGTGTATATCTGCATGTTACAGTTCTTTGGTTAATAATAGCATGAGAAGAATTTGCCCCTGGGTGAGCACTCTTCTCCCTGAATCAGCAGCCAGTAAAGCTGGCtgttttgacttctttttttttttttttaattattattattatagccctgcttagttttcattttagtgACGTCTGTTTGCAGCTTTGTAAATAGGTTCGGgtgctctcctccctcccagccTTGGGTGTTGCTTAATCTTTTGCTCTTTGAGCCAATAAGGATAtgtttactgaaataaaatctcaAGGAGGAAATAGTTTCAGAGAGAATGAATGTACATCTTAAGTGAGTTAGTATGTGTATTTTGAGAAAGATAGGATGTCAAGAAttaaaattctttaaatttATTCTTAAATTTTAATAACAAGCTACTCAGATTTGTCTTTAACTTCTTGACCAGTACactgacttttttccttcttatcctGATGCATGAAACCTGCCTTCATGCCTTAGGAAATCCCGGCATGTTCTTAAACATCAAGGAGTCAGAGTCAAATACCGTTTGTCATATAGATATTTTCTGCTGTGCCTCCATCTCTCTTATTGACATGATAGATGTTCACACTCTCTCCAGCTACCTGCATACTTCTGCAGGATGCAGTTCCTTTATCTCTCTGTTTCTGTGCTAAAGTGTGACAGATGAATTCTCAGAAGTCTCCTGGCTGTTACCACTGTGCCTTTGTCTTTCTTCTACTGCCCATCCTTTTTTCAGGGATGTGAGTTCTTGGTAAAATATTGAGGAATGAAAGCATTCAGCAGGGGAAAAGCTACTGCATGATTATTGATCTTCAGGTGTCATCAgtttagtttttccttttttgatgaagcagaaggagaagaacCTTTGTGGAAAGGCAACTTAATGTTTTGATGAAACAGTACAAACAGGAAAGCTGTAGTTTGTATCCAAAATAGCATAAGCACATTTTCTTAAGGTAACCGGATAGGTTGTGTGCCAGACTTCTCACAGATGGCAATTTAGGCTTATGTGCTATTGCTATTATGCTGTATTTTGCTAAAGATCAATTGCCTATCATTTCCTCCAGTATTCACATAGGATATAGTTGTCCATATAAAATCTGTTGGCTATGTTTATAATATAAGTTCTTTGTGTGCAATAATCATTGTGTGCAGTCCATCTCCATCAGAGAAGCACAGTAAGTAGTGTGTATACCAACATTCAGTTTCTGTGTACAGACCAGTAAAtatccaagtgcaaggtctgtGCTGTTTGCTATTAAATGTATTCAGGCTCAAGGGTCTTCTGTCTGCCACAGCCAGTTCCAGGTTTATATATGGGCTTCTTTTGTTGCTCTCCAACTCAGCAGAAGATTGTACTTTGAATTTGCTGTTAATACAGGTTGTGTAAAGTTTTAGCTAATCAAGATACAAATTAGTTTCTtgttatatgtatataaaatttGAATATGCTTCTGCTTATGTTTTTCTGATTTCCTGCTAATAGCTGTAGTGAGGATTTGGGTTTCcttttgattttcaaaatgGCTTGgttaaaatatcattttctgCAAGAGATATCTAACTAGGCACGTGCTAATTAACTCATCATATTCTGGAAAATAGTCTTAGGAATTTTTGAAAGCTTCAAGACTTCCTGTATATTTCGTAGCTTTTCAAAAGAGTGGTTTCTTGTTTGTGATGAAACTTATAAGCTAGGCAGCCGTCAGCCAATGCGAGGAGCATAAGTGTAAGGAAACCTCTGCTTCCAGCATGCTGCTTTTGCAGATTAAGTTTACTGAAGGAAGTCTTGTAGAACTTCTTTCACTCAGCTTgatttgaaaaatatgaatgtattttattacattttaggACTTTTTCcaatagaaaataaagcattgtaTCAATTACTGGAGTAGATAAAGCAAGAAATAGATTGACTTAGGAAATAAGTGATGATAAATGTTAATTTTAGAGTCTGTAATGAGTGTTGTGGTTGCTTATTTGAGTTCTAGTATaaacagtaattattttaattgaatgtAAGCTGATTGTAACAAATGTGCTctatttttgtagctgagatgGAATTAAATGAGTATGTTTGTAAGAGTGTAAATATTATTTAGATGAGACTATAATAGTTTGTTAAACGCTCGTTTAGATCATATTCATATATTGTAAACATTTTGTACAGGAGTTTGCGTTTTAGGAGTCTCCTTGGGACGTGTTTATCAGCTGTGAATATAAATGGGGCGGTTGGAGCAGCCAGAGTGCTCTCTGCAAGCCTTAGCCTCAGGTTCTGGATTCACTGATTTCCCATCCCATTCCTCCTCACAAACCCTTGTGATTATACACACTTTGAAGTTGAAAGCTGATTGTCTTTGACCTTTTCAACCTCTCACAATTGGGATTCTGTGACTGATTAACAaatatgtcctttttttttttttaagttataaaataaatcaagtaAGCAATTCTTTCTTTGAATCTTGCAGGCAAGTTCTTCATATTTAACATCGTTCTCATACgatgtttttaaaatcatttttttgttgtcttgaaatttgttttaaaatcaaatttgaGGTTTGATAATCATTTTAATTGATAACCATTTTTATTAAGTATTGGGAGtgtcatttttacttttatttttattttttagcattgccatgttactgaagaaaataaatccacTTAAAAATTCTTAAGCAAAGCCTCTGTATGGCAAATTCAGGAGTATGGCAGCTACTGTTTTGCCACTGATGGTAAAAGGTTGGATTTGAGCTAACTCTGTTTCCTCTTTGGTGCTTGATTGTAACTCCCAGTGGCGCGTATTCTATGAAAAGCCATTGTTGGAGATGCATGTGATACACTGATAAAACAGCCTCTGGTCAGTGATTAACAGAGTAAGTTATTAGgatattgaaaagaaaagcataggAAAAGCAGAGTTTGCAAAGTGTCTCTGGTGGTGTTACGCCTTCCCATCTGTGCTCACCActcagctcctgctggcagTTCCTACAGTGTCACTTTACTTTTATCTGTGCTTCTTTGGTCAGCACTGACAGATGCCAATTTTCTGTATTGATTACTGATGAGTGATCTCCGAGCTGTGCGGTCTGATATGGCTCCATTCTTGAGAGTTCAGTCTTGCATGAATGTTTCTTTCCACAAGTAGTGCAGGAGCAAATCCTGGCCCTGGGACTAAGTTTTAACAAGAATAAATTGCTTGCTTTCTCTCACTGAAATTCAAtaatagtatttttatttttcaaactcttcctcttctttttttttttaattaacctTCCATGCATGGAGAATAATTGGAAGCAGTTACCTCAGTGTTTTAATAATTTCACTGGTAATTATTTATCAGTTTTCTTAACTATGTGATGTAAGATATCATTTAGATTTTCCTCTGAGAAATGAGTAAGGAGTCAGCTTGTGAGCTCTTAAGGAAAGTGAAATTTCAGGCCAGAGATGTCCTGTCCTGAATTTCAAGCTGTCTGTCTGAAGAAGCAGTTAtccgttttgttttgttttgttttttacacatTTTAGCCCCAGTCTTGGTTTTCTCTAGTGGGAAGACTACATGACTACACTGGAAGTGTCTTTTTGCAGCCAGCATAAATGGTTGGTAGAATTTCTTGTATAACggttttatttaatatttcttgaaaataatcCATATTTTTTAAGAGCAGCATATGATTTTTGCAGTGTAACATGCTTGTGAATTTATTTTGGGAGAGAAGCAACTCTCAGAATGAATTCACTGAATGTACTAAGTCCATACTTTAGGACCAGCTTGGTTCTGAAAAGCTTTGTACTTTACTCTGCTTCCAATTAATATAATTAGATACTGCAGAGAGAAATGGTCCACTTACTATGACTTCCTTCTGTTTGTGTGCTTGTAGCATTTGGAGGCAATGGAGTTGGGCAGAAATATTTGAAGCTGGGTTTGGAAGAAAAGTAAATTCAAGGatgttggggttttttgcaCACAAATGTTATGAAATGCACAGGCACAGCTGCATTCTGCTAGTCCCTGCAGCACTAATTTCATCTTACACTGAATTCTGTGTATGCCTTATATCACTGCTACGAAAGTTTTGTCTTAGAGCATGCTGCTGTGTAAGCAGTGATACCAAAAAAGtataataaaaaggaattttcagGATATGGGGATGGGGTGTAGTATGTGGGAgacaaatgtatttatgttgatgAAAAGCCTAAGCTTTGGGTTTTGATTTGTTCTTAATCCAAACCCCAGGTTTCTCTCATACcctatctttttcttctccaaatatCCTAGTATTATCCTTTGATAATACTCTTTTAGAAATAATAGCAACCAAAAAgattggtttttgtttttttgtttaattattatttttttaaatcaaagtttCCAGACCCCAAAGTCACAGACGTGATCACACTGTGAGGGAGAATAAATTTCTCTGGTTGCAGTTTACATTAAGATGTGATACTAAGttcctgttgtttttgtttttaggggTATCTCTGGCAGCTGGTGTTCTTTAGAGTCAGTAACTTGGTTTTCCACAAAACACTACAATTTCTTGTTGAAGAGACCGTATCTATCAAGAGAAAATTGCACGCACTGATAGAAATTGAGGAAGGCATGCAAGACTGTTCTTGTTGCTTCTATTTTTGTCATGTTAAACTACCTTGTGGGTGTTCTCAGGCACAACTGGATTATGGCTATAATTTAAAGTGGTTCCCTGCAGTGGTGAGAAGTATTTACCTGTTTTATCACATCAGAGAGAATAACAAAGGAGACCTTGCAGCACGTCTGGCTGGCTGCATGCAGGGAATAACTTtgtctttctgctctgctgacTCAGTTGATTCACTCAATTATATTATTCGAGGGAGATGGAGTGAGGTTTCCTTGATAACTAGCTACTTAGGCAAGCAGAGCCCACTTACAATTTTGTAGGCTGCTTACAATTGTGTAATAAGATATGGAAGATGTTTATGAATGATGACAAGCCAAGCATTGCTGTTTGTTCCCTCCCTAATCCTCCCTAGCCACTGTTCTCATCTCTCTCTGCAGCATCAGCTCTTACAGAGAGGGATAGGAGATGGCCAGGCTGCAAGGTGGGCTGGGTCTGcctataaaatgtttttgtggtACAGAATTCTGCAGACTGGATCAGCTGCAGAGCAACAGTGCTGAAAGCACGAGGCTGTGTGTCTTTTTAGTCTCTGATAAAAAGGTGAAGAATCTGGAGCTGGGAGCTCTGTGAGATGGAGAGGATGAGTACAGGAACAGGGCAGACACTGCAAATGGAGAgtgtggggagatggggagcATAGAGAAGGTGGGATACTAGCAACTTCACTTGGAAATCTGCAGATCTGAGTATGATGGCAAGGGAGAACAGAGTCTGAGGCATAACAGTAAGTCTGTTAGTGAGGTTGCatagaaaaatttaaaagaacGACGTTGAGGCCTTATTCTTTGACTCTGTGTTAATAGTGGTcataaaaaaaagttgtttgtgGCAGCGAGAGCTTGAGACAACATACATGTACcttgtttatttcttaatattaGACTACTCTTTTGCCTCTGTAGGTGGCTTTGTATCAGTAGCAGTGGATTTATGCATTATTCTTTCTGTGGGGGTACAGGGGTACAATACTTTTCACTACCAGAGCTGtcattctgtttatttaaaagcaaacaaaaaaaaaatccagcaaaaataaatgtacaaaGGACGGTGATTTTAGGGATTAATTACTGCATTCACCTACTCGTTTATcaaggataaaaagaaaaacaattgcATGGGAAATATAAGTGGAAACTGTGGATGTGAGTGTTTTCAGTCATGAAATTGTTCTAGATGATGGTTAGATGGCTAAAATCCAGAGTGTTCTTGCTTCATCTCGATTGATCGCCTTTTCAGATAGTTCCTGAAGATTGGCATTGTCTGTCAGGAAAACTatttttgatttaaaacatGGTAGCAATGACTTCACCTACTTGGCAAGGCAGCTACAAATCTGcatgaaatttcatttcttgctttttcttcctcttctttctacCTCTTTTCATCTGACTGCTATGTTTTAGTTTGTATAAAATAGTGCTACTCTGTATGAATATATTTACCGCAAAGCTTCTTCAGGAACATGACCTTGAATACTGTATTTAGATGGAATAGCAATACATAAGCCTTCTTCCATTACTGGCAACTAAAATTAAGCACAAAAACCAATGTATTTGCTAGAAACAATGTGACCCTTGATTCAGAGTTGCATCTTTTTTGTGGTTGCTGTGAATATgcttttttctggttttgtttgatCAATTCTTCAGATGTCTTCCAAAACTCTTTTCTTCTAAGctggttttaaaatattatttctgtccTATTTGTGGTTGTACATTAACACAttgatttcagaaacaaaacattatatTCCAAAGGAAGGGAATGACATTGTCTATGAAGAATGCTTCTTCATGTAGGACTCTTACTAAGAAATGAGTATTTTACTTGAACCCTAGCTTTTAATTATATTGACTTTCAGGCTGAAGTTCCTTCTGTATTAAATTTGTTGCAGTAAACTATGCCAACTTCAAAGACAAAAGCTGGGGAGCCCTGCTCCTACTTAGATAAAGCTATCCTTTATGAGGATAAAAAGTTACTTTATAGCTCCTGTGTTTATCAGATGGGACTGTTAAGTTCAAGTTTAGCAGAACTATAGCTTATTTTCTCAGTAATGTATATCTTCATTTAATAGCATGGATGAAACGCCTGTAAGAGATTACTGCTAATGGAAAAATAGATCAGAGTTATGATTGCACTAGCCACGTGTTCTGAAGTGCTTTAATCTTTCTGAAGCTCGACTTCTAACTTGAGGATGCTTAAGCAGCTTTGAttctaatattaaaaagaaaaaaatatcaaaattgtTAATGACTGTTTCTTGTTATTAAGAGCAGTAAATGGATATGGCTTAGTAGTTCCCAGACTATTTAAAAGTGAGGGGAGCAGAATAATTTCTTTACCCTTAAAGTTCTTAAGATATCGTCAGGGAAACTTCTGGGAGGTAACTAGACCTTAAGCTTCAGtataagttgtttttttgtttgtttggttggttttttgctATCAGATGGTAGTGATTGAGCAGTCTTCTCTGATGAACAGCTTCTTATATCTGATTAGTCTAAATTAATTTTCACCACTGAAATTAgtaaatgctaaaataaatctgtttgtGTGTGTCAGCTCCTCTTAAATGATTGGCTGGCCTAAAGTGAAGAGAGTAATTGCTGAGGTGTGGAAAACAACAGCTCAAACAGATGAAGAGCAGGAAAGGTGTTAAAGGTTCAGAATAATCTGAGAGATTTGGGTTGTTAGTGGCTGTGATACCCTGAAGTCTGAACTCAAGTCCAGTGCAAAATTGCAGGTCTGTTTACCAGGATGGTGATAGGAAGACAAGGCGTGAGGAGGATCTGGTAGAAGGATTGATGTATTGGTGTCAACCTTGTTTAGTTTGAGCCAACTGACAAGCCATCAGAGAAATCCTGTGAGAAAATATCTGATGTGAAATATAGTTGTTATCAGATACCTCAAGGAAACTCACATCTAATTTGTCCTTGCATTTCCAGCTCTTTCTATTCCTTTAACTCAGATTTATTTAATTACCCCATTGTAGTTCACTAATAGGTGTGGTTCATGATACTTTACATGAATTCTGTAGTAATTCAGAGCAGTGAACTAATATAGCATCTCATcggggaatggctgtttacaagggtggatggTCATAGGACtagggagaatggttttaaactgagacgggatagatattaggaggaagttttcacacagaggatggtgatgcaccggaacaggttgcccaaggaggttgtggatgccccatccctggaggcattcaaggtcaggctggaggtggctctgggcagtctggtctgcTGGTTTGGctaccctgcacatagcagggggggttgaaactagatgatcattgtggtctttttcaaccctggccattcaTTCAATGATTCATGATGAAATGACTGTCCtttttattaatgtcttcttcCACAAGAATAAGATGTCAACAAAGTCTGAAGGTCTTTCAGAAGAGGCTCCCTGTAACAATTCCTAtctattctgtttgtttctcttaagACAGAAGAGTTCACTAGAAACAGCTGAAGGCTTAGTCGTAAACAACTTTTGCCTCTGTTTGATCTCCTGCACAATAGGAGCTTTTAATGGTTGCACAAGACAAACCAGTCTTGTTGTAAGATGACTAAGCTCTGTAAGTGTATCTTTGATATATCAAACTTGGAGTAAGCTAAGTTCCATAATGGTTTTTTGTATATATAACCAACCTGTTAAGTCTCTGTTTGCTGAATTAAAGCATAATCTCTAAAATGCTCTAAAATTTACCTGCGAATTCTCATATTGAGACAACAATgctaacagaaaataaaatcttactGCTAAAGGTTATAAATCTGTTCGTTTACTATTTAACACCATTGTGCATGCTGATGTATATTTAATTACACAATGTATGAAAGTTTTCAAAAATAGGCACTTTCAACAGTTAATTAATTAACAGTTAGTTGTAATAACTTAGGAAGGAGAAGATTGATTTCCATCTTACCAAATTGTCATACTTTGAGGTTGTCAAATAAGCAGAAGTTGCAAAGAATGTTGTGTCTTTAACTCTTTAATCAtctttattattacttttcttttttgaagtcTAGGGATTCTATCAAGTTGGATGACCTGAAGGCAGAGGTGTCACCAAGGATTTCAGCAGAAGATCTGATTGATCTCTGTGAACTGACAGGACCAAGTCATTCCAAAACAcctgtaaagaaaacaaagtctaGCAAGCCAAAGTTGCTGGTGGTGGACATCCGTAACAGTGAAGAGTATCCTTCAAATCCAAGTGTTAAACTTGCCAAATCATGCTTTGTATCAATTACCTTCTTTTTGTCTGCAGGAATGTGATAACAGaacagtttaaaacaaaacaacaacaacaaaaaatatatcctatatatatatatatatatatatatatatatccaaatatataaatattaaaactaTTCCATAGTTTTTAAGAAGTACAGTTAGTGTTAAGGCACTTCACTTGATCATGTTATTTCTCTTTAATGGTGGATTGATGCCAAACATTTGAAGTAAAATGGAtagtaaaaatgtaaataactCCATTATACTTGATTTTTTAGCACTGTGTAGGTTGTTGAAGTACTATTTTATATctagaaaagtatttttctcaaatatttgAGCAATATTTGTGACAAAGTATGGTGAAGTAGAAAAACAATTATCATTTTTAACACAGAAATAGAGATAAATTTATTACATACATAGTACAGACATAATATACATTAATTAAATAACTAcctgaaaataagtttttgtaattttattgTTTGCCATACTTAAACTTGTTTTGTGTTCTTCTACACAAATTAGtcaaagaaatacagaacaatgttttcttctttgccttgCATCCCTTTATTTCCTACCTCACTCAAGATTTCTAATTAAGTAGAGATTCATTTACCTGACTAGTTCGACTTTGTTTTCTAGAGTCCTGTCTTACTTATCTCCTGGAATTAGGTTGTTGAAAATGTGGTCTGCTTTTTTTTGAGGCTCTGTTCTAAAAGGTGATTTCTCCATCAAGAGatgataatttttaaattccAGTTAAAAAGAGAAGGTCCTGGAATTAAATGATCTACAAGTTTATTACTACTGTATGAAAAAGCTTTGATGCTACTGATTTAAGTAATGTTTTTATTACTGCATGCATCattgtgtttttaattatttaagcCACTTACTAGAAATTATCAAAGGCAAAGCAGGTAGGGAGCAAGTAATACAGAATGCCTAGACTATAATAATTGTGCTATCATCTGTGTACAGGAATGGATTTATTTGTATTACAACCATGATCAAAGGCAAGGCGCTTAAGTGTTTCCGTAGTTTTCCTAATAGCTTGATAACAGTGGGAGTGCAGGTAAATGTAAATAGTGGTCTTTGTTTGGGGATCTGAGTGCTTATTTATTAGAATTTCGGTTTGGGTCAGAATTGTAGGGGACCTGGGAGAAGTTGGCAGGAGGTTTTAAGAAAATTTCCCAATAATCCCTATTTAGTTTTGGTTTTCATTGTAAGTACTATTGCATAGTATTCCTTTATAAGAGATGCCCCAGCTGCTCACTGGTATTTGATTCCTGTGGTCAGAGTAGAACTGGTTTGAAGTAAAATTCCCTGAAATGTGCATATTCTGGATGTTAGGTCTGGAGCATGATTTCATTTATACGCTCTTTTTTTGCAGTGCCTATGAAACAAATTCTTAATTCTCTCCATTTTTCTGTGTAGTTTCAGACATTATTTTCTCTCCATGTAAGTGGTAACTGAAGTTTATCAACATACATTAGCACAAAAAAACAGTATCTCATCTGCCAGGATGAAGAGCATGTTCATTCTACAGTGTGCACAGAGTGCGTTTCTCTGCCTTGCACATATCCTTAACTGTTTTTCCTAAGCTTTAACCGTGGCCACATCTCTGGCAGCATCAACATCCCATTTGCGTCAGCATTTACTGCAGAAGGAGATCTCATCCAGTGCCCAGCAACTGCCATGCTCCAGAGCTTTAAAGGAAGAGTTGTAGTGATTGTAGGAAATGCAGCAAAGAACACAGCTACTGTAAGTCTGTAGATACAATGGATGTCATGTATATGTTTATATGTAGAAATACATCACAAAATGAATGCATGCAGTGGTAGTAAATACCACATTCTGAGAAATTTATATATTAATAACTTGGGGATGGTATCACTATAGGATCTAGGGGAgtcttttgttcatttctacTTCTAGGCAAAAACATTTGAAGTAGTCATCAGAGGGAGtcaacattttgaaatgaatcaTTTAATGTTTTTTCACCTTTAAAATCTTTCTATTGATGGGTTATGAAAGCAACATCAGAACTCTTAAAGTCTAGCAGTAAGATCTATTTCTCAAAAATCACTTGAGCTTAACAGTTGTTTTTTGCCGTCATATTAAGGATGTGCAAGGTAAGTAGGGAACAGCATGTGTGATATGAAGTCCAAGGGAAATAGGACATAATTCATGTTA
Above is a window of Meleagris gallopavo isolate NT-WF06-2002-E0010 breed Aviagen turkey brand Nicholas breeding stock chromosome 4, Turkey_5.1, whole genome shotgun sequence DNA encoding:
- the LOC104910657 gene encoding TBC domain-containing protein kinase-like protein; the protein is MFTHVFPLHKIFHLWDTLLLGNSSFPFCIGVAILQQLRDRLLANGFNECILLFSDLPEIDIERCVRESINLFRWTPKSATYRQYAQPPRQASESNSTRSSMSCFSVDYQEAPRGDLSRDSIKLDDLKAEVSPRISAEDLIDLCELTGPSHSKTPVKKTKSSKPKLLVVDIRNSEDFNRGHISGSINIPFASAFTAEGDLIQCPATAMLQSFKGRVVVIVGNAAKNTATVSL